The following are from one region of the Mycolicibacterium helvum genome:
- a CDS encoding DUF6893 family small protein, which translates to MATIGWVATVAVGVIIVGGVVVGVSSIPDIRRYLKMRSM; encoded by the coding sequence ATGGCAACAATAGGGTGGGTGGCGACCGTCGCGGTGGGCGTCATCATCGTCGGCGGTGTGGTGGTGGGCGTGAGTTCCATCCCCGATATCCGCCGCTACCTCAAGATGCGGAGCATGTAG
- a CDS encoding DUF6084 family protein, producing MTGVSFAVLDVVVEPFAVSPQLTARIDVVADEPVHALALRCQVRMDPHRRPYSDDEAVGLADMFGPRERWANTQRTFIWQHAAVMVQGFTDSTQVALPLECTYDFEVTGSKYLHALHEGTVPLQFLFSGTIFGPPLAGGQGGFAVQQVPWDQEDQYDMPVSVWHDLIRQHYPNSGWVRLRRDTVTALAAYKSERGMLDIDEAVTALLAGARAGDLR from the coding sequence ATGACAGGGGTGAGCTTTGCTGTGCTCGACGTGGTCGTCGAACCCTTCGCGGTGAGCCCACAGCTCACCGCGCGGATCGACGTGGTGGCCGACGAGCCCGTGCATGCGCTTGCGTTGCGGTGCCAGGTCCGAATGGACCCACATCGGCGGCCGTACAGCGATGACGAGGCCGTCGGCCTGGCCGACATGTTCGGCCCACGCGAACGGTGGGCCAACACCCAGCGCACCTTTATCTGGCAGCACGCCGCGGTAATGGTGCAGGGTTTCACCGACAGCACCCAGGTGGCGCTGCCGCTGGAATGCACCTACGACTTCGAAGTCACCGGGTCGAAGTACCTGCACGCGCTGCACGAGGGAACCGTTCCGTTGCAGTTCCTGTTCAGTGGCACCATCTTCGGCCCACCCCTGGCCGGCGGGCAGGGCGGATTCGCCGTCCAGCAGGTGCCGTGGGACCAGGAAGATCAGTACGACATGCCCGTCAGTGTCTGGCACGACCTGATCCGTCAGCACTACCCCAACAGCGGGTGGGTGCGGCTGAGGCGTGACACGGTGACCGCGCTGGCCGCCTACAAATCCGAGCGGGGCATGCTGGATATCGACGAGGCGGTCACCGCGTTGTTGGCCGGCGCACGGGCCGGAGATCTTCGGTGA
- a CDS encoding NifU family protein, with the protein MNDEAHWRTAGDRIQTLLDASAAGGPTARERAEQLVCEVTDLYGAGLARLLEIAAERDPEVRDQCVADDLVASLLLVHGLHPHDVGRRVGDALDKVRPYLGSHGGDVELLEIRGATVRLRFTGSCKSCPSSAVTLELTVEDALRTAAPEISEIQVIAAEPNPSPTVIPAETLLSRVHADDHGGTSWHPVPDLADLHNGEVGGFMVAGTTVLACRIGDELFAYHDRCGSCDASLAGAALHRRMGAAIGGPVLRCPRCRAHFDVIHGGAAVDADAGPEVHLDPIPLLVRDGVLSMAVQPTPTAVM; encoded by the coding sequence GTGAACGACGAGGCGCACTGGCGCACCGCGGGCGATCGCATCCAGACCCTCCTCGATGCCAGCGCCGCAGGCGGTCCGACCGCTCGGGAGCGAGCCGAACAGCTGGTCTGTGAGGTCACCGACCTCTACGGTGCCGGGCTGGCACGGCTTCTTGAGATCGCCGCGGAGCGTGATCCCGAGGTGCGGGACCAGTGCGTCGCCGACGATCTGGTGGCCAGCCTGCTGCTGGTCCACGGCCTGCACCCGCACGATGTGGGCCGTCGGGTCGGCGACGCCCTCGACAAGGTCCGGCCCTATCTCGGTTCGCACGGCGGCGACGTCGAGCTGCTCGAGATCCGCGGGGCGACAGTGCGGCTCAGATTCACGGGGAGCTGTAAGAGCTGCCCGTCGTCCGCGGTGACGCTGGAGTTGACGGTGGAAGATGCACTGCGTACCGCCGCCCCTGAGATCAGCGAGATCCAAGTCATTGCGGCCGAACCGAATCCATCCCCGACCGTCATCCCCGCCGAAACCCTACTCAGCCGGGTGCACGCGGACGATCACGGTGGTACCAGCTGGCACCCGGTCCCTGATCTGGCCGACCTGCACAACGGTGAGGTCGGCGGGTTCATGGTCGCGGGGACCACCGTTCTCGCCTGCCGGATCGGCGACGAACTGTTCGCCTATCACGACCGGTGCGGCAGCTGCGACGCCTCCTTGGCCGGCGCCGCGCTGCACCGGCGAATGGGCGCGGCAATCGGCGGGCCGGTGCTGAGGTGCCCCCGCTGCCGCGCCCATTTCGACGTCATCCACGGCGGCGCCGCCGTCGACGCCGACGCTGGCCCCGAAGTGCATCTTGATCCCATCCCACTGCTGGTGCGCGACGGCGTGCTGTCGATGGCGGTCCAGCCGACGCCCACGGCGGTGATGTGA
- a CDS encoding nickel-dependent hydrogenase large subunit, whose amino-acid sequence MTTIIPEPSQVKRDPGSLVEMAWDPITRIVGSLGIYTKIDFENREVVECHSTSSIFRGYSIFMKGKDPRDAHFITSRICGICGDNHATCSCYAQNMAYGVKPPNLGEWIVNLGEAAEYMFDHNIFQENLVGVDYCEKMVSETNPSVLAKAENTLAPNSEAHGYRTIADIMRSLNPFTGEFYREALQVSRWTREMFCLMEGRHVHPSTLYPGGVGTVATIQLMTDYMTRLMRYVEFMKKVVPMHDDLFDFFYEALPGYEKVGLRRTLLGCWGSFQDPDVCNFAYKDMEKWGNAMFVTPGVVVDGKLVTHSLVDINLGIRILLGSSYYDDWTDQEMFVKTDPLGNPVDRRHPWNQHTNPRPQKRDMDDKYSWVMSPRWFDGTDHLALDTGGGPLARLWSTALAGLVDIGYVQATGHSVKINLPKTILKGPVELEWKIPEHGSNTLERNRARTYFQAYAAACALHFAEKALVEIRAGRTKTWEKFDVPDEAIGCGFTEAVRGVLSHHMVIRDGKIANYHPYPPTPWNANPRDTYGTPGPYEDAVQGQPIFEENDRENFKGIDIMRTVRSFDPCLPCGVHMYLGDGTSLDRLHSPTQSVTGE is encoded by the coding sequence ATGACAACAATCATCCCCGAACCGTCGCAGGTAAAGCGGGATCCAGGTTCTCTGGTCGAAATGGCGTGGGATCCGATCACCCGGATCGTCGGCAGCCTCGGCATCTACACCAAGATCGATTTCGAAAACCGTGAAGTGGTCGAGTGTCACAGCACCTCGTCGATCTTTCGCGGCTACTCGATCTTCATGAAGGGTAAGGATCCGCGCGACGCCCACTTCATCACCAGCCGCATCTGCGGGATCTGCGGTGACAACCACGCCACCTGTTCGTGCTACGCGCAGAACATGGCTTACGGCGTCAAACCCCCGAACCTCGGCGAATGGATCGTCAACCTCGGCGAGGCCGCCGAATACATGTTCGACCACAACATCTTTCAGGAGAATCTGGTCGGCGTGGACTACTGCGAGAAGATGGTCTCCGAAACCAACCCCAGTGTCCTGGCGAAAGCCGAGAACACCCTGGCGCCCAACTCCGAGGCGCACGGGTACCGGACCATCGCCGACATCATGCGCTCCCTCAACCCCTTCACCGGTGAGTTCTATCGCGAAGCGCTGCAGGTCAGTCGGTGGACCCGAGAGATGTTCTGCCTCATGGAGGGCCGGCACGTCCACCCGTCGACGCTCTATCCCGGTGGAGTCGGGACCGTCGCGACGATCCAGCTGATGACGGACTACATGACGCGGCTGATGCGCTACGTCGAGTTCATGAAGAAGGTCGTGCCGATGCACGACGACCTCTTCGACTTCTTCTACGAGGCGCTCCCCGGCTACGAGAAGGTCGGCCTGCGCCGCACCTTGCTTGGCTGCTGGGGGTCCTTCCAAGACCCCGACGTCTGCAACTTCGCCTACAAGGACATGGAGAAGTGGGGTAACGCCATGTTCGTCACCCCCGGTGTCGTCGTCGACGGCAAACTGGTGACCCATTCTCTGGTGGATATCAACCTCGGTATCCGGATCCTTTTGGGCAGTTCGTATTACGACGACTGGACCGATCAGGAGATGTTCGTCAAGACCGACCCGCTCGGCAACCCGGTGGACCGCAGGCACCCCTGGAACCAGCACACCAATCCCAGGCCACAGAAACGCGACATGGACGACAAGTACAGCTGGGTGATGTCACCACGCTGGTTCGACGGCACCGACCACCTGGCGCTCGACACCGGCGGCGGACCACTGGCCCGGTTGTGGTCGACCGCGCTGGCGGGCCTGGTGGACATCGGTTACGTGCAGGCCACCGGTCACAGCGTCAAGATCAATCTGCCGAAGACCATTCTCAAGGGTCCCGTCGAGCTGGAGTGGAAGATCCCCGAGCACGGCAGCAATACGTTGGAACGCAACCGCGCCCGCACCTACTTCCAGGCGTACGCGGCGGCATGCGCGCTGCATTTCGCCGAGAAGGCATTGGTGGAGATCCGCGCCGGACGGACCAAGACGTGGGAGAAGTTCGACGTTCCGGACGAGGCCATCGGCTGCGGATTCACCGAGGCCGTCCGGGGAGTCCTCAGCCATCACATGGTGATCAGGGACGGAAAGATTGCGAACTACCACCCGTACCCGCCCACTCCGTGGAATGCCAATCCGCGCGACACCTACGGCACACCAGGCCCCTATGAAGACGCGGTGCAGGGTCAGCCGATCTTCGAGGAGAACGACCGGGAGAACTTCAAGGGCATCGACATCATGCGCACGGTCCGAAGTTTCGATCCCTGCCTGCCATGCGGTGTGCACATGTATCTCGGCGACGGCACGTCACTCGACAGGCTGCATTCGCCGACCCAGTCGGTCACCGGCGAGTGA
- a CDS encoding glycosyltransferase family 4 protein, translated as MLAPIAWRTPPRHYGPWEQFASLLTEGLIADGHQVTLFATADSITTARLHAVVPRGWSEDPTIDTKVAECLHIASVFERADEFDIIHNGFDFLPLTYSDLVSTPVVTTIHGFSSDRIVPVYERYDRTTTYVSISDSDRHPNLHYAATVHHGIDIEEFAVHPRPGGHLLFFGRIHPDKGTAHAIEVARICGRRLVIAGIIQDENYFRTAVAPHVDGDRVCYVGAVDASMRAEVLGSAHALLHLIDFDEPFGYSVVEAMACGTPVIAYSRGSMHELIEPGVTGYLVGNVASAVAAVGSAGDLDRREIASRTAERFSVESMIDKYVAVYRRVLGSRR; from the coding sequence GTGCTCGCGCCGATTGCGTGGCGGACACCGCCGCGTCACTACGGACCGTGGGAACAGTTCGCCTCGTTGCTTACCGAGGGATTGATAGCCGATGGGCATCAGGTAACCCTGTTCGCCACTGCGGACTCGATCACGACGGCCAGGCTGCACGCCGTCGTGCCACGCGGCTGGTCAGAGGATCCGACGATCGACACAAAAGTCGCCGAGTGCTTGCATATCGCGTCGGTCTTTGAACGAGCCGATGAGTTCGACATCATCCACAACGGGTTCGACTTCTTGCCGCTCACCTACAGCGATCTCGTGTCCACTCCGGTGGTCACCACGATCCACGGCTTTTCATCGGACCGCATCGTTCCGGTTTACGAGCGTTACGACCGGACAACCACCTATGTGTCGATCAGCGACAGCGATAGGCACCCGAATCTGCATTACGCCGCCACTGTTCACCACGGTATCGATATCGAGGAGTTCGCGGTCCATCCGAGGCCAGGCGGCCATCTGTTGTTCTTCGGGCGAATCCACCCTGACAAGGGCACCGCGCACGCTATTGAGGTCGCGCGGATATGTGGTCGCCGGCTCGTCATCGCCGGGATCATCCAGGACGAGAATTATTTTCGTACCGCGGTGGCACCACACGTCGACGGAGATCGGGTGTGTTACGTCGGCGCCGTGGACGCCTCGATGCGCGCGGAGGTCCTCGGCAGTGCGCACGCGTTACTACACCTGATCGACTTCGACGAGCCCTTCGGCTACAGCGTCGTCGAGGCGATGGCCTGTGGTACGCCGGTCATCGCGTACTCGCGCGGGTCGATGCACGAGCTGATCGAGCCTGGCGTCACCGGCTACTTGGTCGGGAACGTCGCATCGGCGGTCGCCGCGGTCGGTTCTGCGGGCGACCTCGATCGGCGCGAGATCGCCTCCCGCACCGCCGAGAGATTCTCGGTCGAGTCCATGATCGACAAGTACGTTGCCGTCTACCGCCGCGTCCTCGGCAGTCGGAGATGA
- a CDS encoding glycosyltransferase: MTGTSPNPSFAHLLHMTDHQATFEHALLTEPRRDHGYCTDDMARVLVVTTREPESPGPVNGLAGKALQFLNDAQSYSGACRNRMDKAGRWLDEPTTEDHWGRCIWGLGTAAANSDVSLVRKLAVVQFERAAKARSPWPRAMAFAAVGAAEVISVEPRNAAARTLLADYAASVDTGSDDADWPWPEPRLTYANAVLPEAMIAAGVALNDADLRQRGLNVLEWLLAHETADGHLSPTPVAGRGPGDSRPAFDQQPIEVSTLADACARAATIDARSLWTEGIRSAAAWFDGANDGGQPMWDPATGGGFDGLHADGVNLNQGTESTLAVISTLQRARRFSPALQ, from the coding sequence GTGACCGGCACTTCGCCCAACCCGTCGTTCGCCCATCTGTTGCACATGACCGACCACCAGGCCACCTTCGAGCATGCCCTCCTGACCGAACCCCGTCGTGATCACGGCTACTGCACCGACGACATGGCCAGGGTGCTTGTGGTCACCACTCGCGAACCTGAGTCGCCGGGCCCAGTGAACGGTCTTGCAGGCAAGGCCCTGCAGTTCCTCAACGATGCGCAGTCCTACAGTGGCGCCTGCCGTAACAGGATGGACAAAGCCGGACGTTGGCTCGATGAACCCACGACGGAGGATCACTGGGGCCGGTGCATCTGGGGGCTCGGCACCGCCGCCGCCAACAGCGATGTGAGCCTGGTGCGCAAGCTGGCTGTCGTTCAATTCGAGCGTGCTGCCAAGGCTAGATCGCCGTGGCCGCGGGCTATGGCGTTCGCCGCTGTCGGAGCCGCCGAGGTCATCAGCGTCGAGCCGCGAAATGCGGCAGCGCGAACGCTGCTGGCGGACTATGCCGCTTCGGTCGACACCGGAAGCGACGATGCCGACTGGCCGTGGCCCGAACCACGACTTACCTATGCGAATGCAGTTCTGCCCGAGGCGATGATCGCGGCGGGCGTCGCGCTCAATGACGCGGATCTGCGGCAGCGTGGTTTGAATGTGTTGGAGTGGCTGCTCGCCCACGAGACCGCCGACGGCCACCTTTCGCCAACTCCCGTAGCAGGGCGTGGACCAGGAGACAGTCGGCCCGCATTCGACCAGCAGCCGATCGAGGTCTCGACCCTGGCCGACGCCTGTGCGCGTGCAGCAACCATCGATGCGCGTTCGCTCTGGACCGAGGGAATCCGCTCCGCCGCAGCCTGGTTCGACGGCGCCAATGATGGGGGACAGCCAATGTGGGATCCGGCGACCGGTGGTGGCTTCGACGGCCTGCACGCAGACGGCGTCAACCTCAACCAGGGCACGGAGTCGACCCTGGCGGTCATCTCGACCTTGCAACGCGCACGGCGCTTCTCGCCCGCGCTGCAATGA
- a CDS encoding DUF5947 family protein — protein MDSAYDVLSRIRAGKAAQPPGERCEMCSEDIADEHQHVVNVEGRQLMCVCRGCYLLFTDSTAQLRYRSVPDRYLHFPDLALGQLEWEALQIPVGLAFFFRNSALDRTVGFYPGPAGATESELDLDAWSLISTADPRLTMMAEDVEALLVRAPDGAGEAECYLVPIDACYEFVGRLRMLWRGFDGGQQAREYIEDFFEQIAARCRHVTREPVS, from the coding sequence ATGGACAGCGCGTATGACGTGCTGTCCCGCATCCGGGCCGGCAAGGCTGCGCAGCCGCCCGGGGAACGCTGTGAGATGTGTTCGGAGGATATCGCCGACGAACATCAGCATGTCGTGAATGTTGAAGGTAGACAGCTGATGTGCGTGTGTCGCGGCTGCTATTTGTTGTTCACCGACAGCACCGCCCAGTTGCGGTACCGGTCGGTGCCGGACCGCTACCTGCACTTCCCCGATCTTGCGCTTGGGCAGCTGGAGTGGGAGGCCCTCCAGATTCCCGTCGGACTGGCGTTCTTCTTCCGCAACTCTGCGCTGGACAGGACCGTCGGGTTCTATCCAGGCCCGGCAGGCGCCACCGAGTCCGAACTGGATTTGGACGCCTGGTCACTGATCAGCACTGCCGACCCCAGGCTGACGATGATGGCCGAGGACGTCGAGGCGCTGTTGGTCCGCGCGCCCGACGGGGCCGGGGAAGCCGAGTGCTACCTGGTGCCGATCGACGCCTGCTACGAGTTCGTCGGCAGGTTGCGGATGCTGTGGCGCGGCTTCGACGGCGGCCAGCAGGCACGTGAGTACATCGAGGACTTTTTCGAGCAGATCGCCGCACGCTGTCGACACGTGACGAGGGAACCCGTGTCATGA
- a CDS encoding glycosyltransferase, protein MPLFQPLFSPLGVQHFSRIPSFGILSTHPPTPCGIATFSAALSDGLEANGADVTVVRVADEFASARANVIGELVNGSPKSVAECSELLNQSDIAVIQHEYGIYGGPDGDEVVQIMAGLRVPSVVVAHTVLKDPTPHQRSVLEAVVGSADQVVVMSEAARHRLGASYAIDRTKVVTIPHGATVPDITTLRRPRRPIILTWGLLGPGKGIERVIDAMVSLKDLPGQPRYLIAGRTHPKVLAAEGEAYREALIEQARRLGVAASVSFDPVYRSPADVIALVQSAAVVVLPYDSKDQVTSGVLVDSVASGRPIVATAFPHALEMLGSGAGTVVAHDDPDAMVGALHRLLTDPRVAGSMAAESRELAPMMAWPIVANTYVALAQRLLGARLALT, encoded by the coding sequence ATGCCGCTATTTCAACCGTTGTTTTCTCCCCTTGGAGTGCAACATTTTTCGAGGATCCCGAGTTTCGGGATTCTCAGCACGCACCCACCGACACCGTGCGGGATCGCGACGTTCAGCGCTGCGCTCTCCGACGGGCTGGAGGCCAACGGCGCCGATGTCACGGTGGTTCGCGTGGCCGACGAGTTCGCTTCTGCGCGCGCCAACGTCATCGGTGAACTCGTCAACGGTTCGCCGAAGTCCGTCGCGGAATGCTCGGAGCTGCTGAACCAGAGCGATATCGCAGTCATCCAGCACGAATACGGCATCTATGGCGGTCCCGATGGCGACGAAGTCGTGCAGATAATGGCCGGCTTGCGCGTCCCGTCGGTCGTTGTCGCTCACACGGTGCTCAAAGATCCGACGCCGCATCAGCGTTCGGTACTCGAGGCGGTCGTGGGCAGCGCAGACCAAGTGGTCGTCATGTCCGAGGCAGCCAGGCACCGACTGGGTGCGAGTTACGCCATCGACCGCACCAAGGTGGTCACCATCCCGCACGGCGCGACGGTGCCCGACATCACCACCCTGAGGCGCCCGCGGCGACCCATCATTTTGACGTGGGGCCTCTTGGGACCCGGCAAGGGCATCGAGCGGGTCATCGACGCAATGGTGTCCCTCAAGGATCTCCCCGGCCAGCCGCGGTATCTGATCGCCGGTCGAACCCACCCCAAGGTGCTCGCCGCCGAGGGGGAGGCGTATCGCGAAGCCCTCATCGAGCAAGCACGGCGGCTCGGAGTCGCCGCGTCGGTGTCGTTCGATCCCGTCTACCGCAGCCCTGCTGATGTGATCGCGCTCGTCCAGTCCGCGGCCGTCGTCGTGCTGCCGTACGACTCCAAGGACCAAGTCACCTCCGGCGTGCTGGTCGACTCCGTGGCCAGCGGACGTCCAATCGTCGCAACCGCCTTTCCCCATGCTCTCGAGATGCTCGGCAGCGGTGCGGGCACCGTCGTCGCTCACGACGATCCCGATGCAATGGTCGGTGCCCTGCACCGATTGCTAACGGATCCGCGTGTCGCGGGCTCCATGGCCGCGGAGTCTCGGGAACTGGCTCCCATGATGGCCTGGCCGATCGTCGCCAATACCTATGTGGCTCTGGCCCAGCGGCTTCTGGGTGCACGGTTGGCACTGACGTGA
- a CDS encoding hydrogenase maturation nickel metallochaperone HypA — translation MHELSLCQAIAGVVRPHAVGRHVDIVRVQVGALRQVVPESLEFCWSLLREHEGMPDAELELEFIAAEVVCRSCGQRCEIASRWSVLCPLCDSADVEVVRGDEFLVTSLDVT, via the coding sequence GTGCACGAACTCTCCCTGTGTCAGGCCATCGCCGGTGTGGTCAGGCCGCACGCGGTCGGCAGACACGTCGATATCGTCCGGGTCCAGGTGGGCGCCCTGCGCCAGGTGGTACCGGAGTCGCTGGAATTCTGCTGGTCGTTGCTGCGGGAACACGAAGGCATGCCCGATGCCGAACTCGAACTCGAGTTCATCGCAGCCGAGGTGGTCTGCCGGTCGTGCGGACAGCGCTGCGAGATCGCGTCGAGATGGTCGGTCCTGTGTCCGTTGTGCGACAGCGCCGACGTCGAGGTCGTACGCGGCGACGAGTTTCTGGTGACGTCGCTCGACGTCACCTGA
- a CDS encoding NADH-quinone oxidoreductase subunit B family protein: MLTEAAVKAEQTLIHVLWINAGLSCDGDSVALTAATQPSIEEIALGALPGLPQIAVHWPLIDFECGPAGGADDFLEWFFKADRGELEPFVLVVEGSIPNEQLHSEGYWCGFGNDPATGQPMTTSEWLDRLAPKATAIVAVGTCATYGGIHAMAGNPTGAMGVPDYLGWDWKSKAGIPIVCVPGCPAHPDNMAETLTYLLYMATGQAPMIPLDDALRPTWLFGRTVHEGCDRAGYYEQGDFATEYGSPKCIVKLGCWGPVVKCNVPKRGWINGIGGCPNVGGICIGCTMPGFPDKFMPFMDEPPGGKISTTASGLYGSVIRNLRHVTGRTVDKEPKWRHKGRELTTGAHRTW; the protein is encoded by the coding sequence ATGCTCACGGAAGCAGCAGTCAAGGCAGAACAAACATTGATCCACGTTCTCTGGATCAACGCCGGGCTCAGTTGCGACGGCGACTCGGTCGCACTGACCGCCGCCACCCAGCCCAGCATCGAGGAGATCGCGCTCGGCGCCCTCCCCGGTCTCCCCCAGATCGCCGTGCACTGGCCACTGATCGACTTCGAATGCGGACCCGCTGGCGGAGCCGACGATTTCCTCGAATGGTTCTTCAAGGCCGACCGCGGGGAGCTGGAGCCGTTCGTCCTTGTCGTCGAGGGGTCGATACCCAACGAACAGCTGCACAGCGAAGGCTATTGGTGCGGATTCGGCAACGATCCTGCGACCGGGCAGCCGATGACCACCAGTGAGTGGCTCGACCGGCTGGCGCCGAAAGCCACCGCGATTGTCGCTGTCGGCACCTGCGCCACCTACGGCGGAATCCACGCCATGGCGGGTAACCCGACCGGTGCCATGGGTGTTCCGGACTATCTCGGTTGGGACTGGAAGAGCAAGGCGGGCATACCGATTGTCTGCGTGCCAGGCTGCCCGGCCCATCCCGACAATATGGCGGAGACCCTGACCTACCTGCTGTACATGGCCACCGGCCAGGCACCGATGATCCCGCTCGATGATGCTCTGCGCCCGACGTGGCTGTTCGGGAGGACGGTTCACGAAGGCTGCGACCGAGCTGGCTACTACGAGCAAGGTGATTTCGCGACCGAGTACGGATCGCCGAAGTGCATCGTCAAGCTGGGCTGCTGGGGTCCGGTCGTCAAATGCAATGTGCCCAAACGTGGTTGGATCAACGGTATCGGCGGCTGCCCCAACGTCGGCGGCATTTGCATCGGCTGCACCATGCCCGGTTTCCCCGACAAGTTCATGCCCTTCATGGATGAGCCGCCGGGCGGCAAGATCTCCACCACCGCGTCGGGACTGTACGGGTCGGTGATCCGCAACCTGCGCCACGTGACGGGGCGAACGGTGGACAAAGAGCCCAAGTGGCGTCACAAAGGCCGTGAACTCACCACCGGCGCGCACCGCACCTGGTAG
- a CDS encoding alpha-glucosidase, with protein MTAQHAAWWKSAVVYQIYPRSFADSNGDGFGDLGGIIERLGYLEALGVDVIWLSPIYPSPQADNGYDVSDYRDIDPLFGTLAEFDVLLAQIHACGMKLVMDLVVNHTSDEHPWFVESRSSRHNPKRDWYIWRDAREAAEPNNWGSFFSGSAWTRDATTGQYYLHLFDRKQPDLNWENPDVRKAMQDIMVWWLDRGVDGFRMDVVNFISKTSGLPDAPTLPGHRYVIAVDEFVDGPHVHEYLAEMSREVFGNRDGEFITVGEMPGVTTDQARLYTDPARGELDMVFQFEHMSVDQGPANKFECLGLDLVVLKKALGRWQAALAETGWNSLYWENHDQPRVVSRFGDDSPAYWAASATALATILHGMRGTPFVYQGEELGMTNYPFQGVQDHQDLEAVNYYASVLDLRGDASVALAGLAAMGRDNARTPMQWSPGRNAGFTTGDPWMPVNPNHTWLNAQSQLAAPDSVFTHYQALIRLRHELPILVHGDVTPLMEEDPQIWAYTRATPDGAILVIANCGREPRTVEVGAGWTGASLLLGNLAGTPSALTSTLLRLAGWDARIYAAN; from the coding sequence ATGACGGCGCAGCACGCTGCCTGGTGGAAGTCCGCCGTCGTCTATCAGATCTATCCCCGCAGCTTCGCCGATTCGAACGGCGATGGGTTCGGCGATCTGGGCGGCATCATCGAGCGCCTCGGCTATCTCGAGGCGCTCGGGGTGGACGTCATCTGGCTGTCACCGATCTACCCGTCACCACAGGCCGACAACGGCTATGACGTCAGCGACTACCGGGATATCGATCCACTGTTCGGCACGCTCGCTGAGTTCGACGTGCTGCTCGCACAGATCCATGCGTGCGGAATGAAGCTCGTGATGGACCTGGTGGTCAATCACACCTCCGACGAGCACCCGTGGTTCGTTGAGTCACGCTCCTCCCGGCACAATCCGAAGCGGGATTGGTACATCTGGCGCGACGCGCGTGAGGCTGCCGAGCCGAACAACTGGGGCTCGTTCTTCTCTGGATCGGCGTGGACGAGGGATGCGACGACCGGCCAGTACTACCTGCACCTGTTCGACCGCAAGCAACCGGACTTGAACTGGGAGAATCCTGACGTACGAAAAGCCATGCAGGACATCATGGTTTGGTGGCTCGATCGCGGTGTCGACGGCTTCCGAATGGATGTGGTCAACTTCATCTCCAAAACCTCGGGACTCCCAGACGCGCCGACGCTCCCCGGCCATCGCTACGTCATCGCCGTTGACGAGTTCGTCGACGGACCGCACGTGCACGAGTACCTCGCCGAGATGTCTCGCGAGGTTTTCGGGAACCGCGATGGCGAGTTCATCACGGTGGGTGAGATGCCCGGGGTGACCACCGACCAAGCGCGCTTGTATACCGATCCGGCTCGGGGCGAGCTCGACATGGTATTTCAGTTTGAGCACATGTCCGTCGATCAGGGCCCGGCCAACAAATTCGAATGCCTGGGACTCGACCTGGTCGTCCTCAAGAAGGCCCTCGGCCGATGGCAAGCGGCATTGGCTGAAACCGGCTGGAACAGCTTGTACTGGGAGAATCACGACCAGCCTCGCGTGGTGTCGCGGTTCGGCGATGACAGCCCGGCCTACTGGGCTGCGTCGGCGACGGCACTCGCCACGATTCTGCACGGCATGCGCGGTACACCGTTCGTCTATCAAGGCGAGGAACTCGGAATGACGAACTACCCATTCCAGGGTGTGCAAGACCATCAGGACCTCGAGGCCGTGAACTACTACGCGAGCGTGCTCGACCTGCGCGGCGACGCGAGTGTTGCCCTGGCCGGCCTGGCCGCGATGGGCCGCGACAATGCCCGCACACCGATGCAATGGAGCCCAGGGCGCAACGCAGGGTTCACGACCGGCGATCCGTGGATGCCGGTCAACCCGAACCACACCTGGCTCAATGCGCAATCACAGCTTGCTGCACCGGATTCTGTGTTCACCCACTATCAGGCGCTCATTCGGCTCCGCCACGAACTGCCGATCCTCGTGCACGGCGACGTGACGCCGCTGATGGAGGAGGACCCGCAGATCTGGGCCTACACCAGAGCGACGCCGGACGGGGCAATCCTGGTGATCGCCAATTGCGGTCGCGAGCCGAGGACTGTCGAGGTAGGTGCAGGGTGGACCGGCGCCAGCCTGTTGCTCGGCAACCTTGCTGGTACCCCCAGCGCGCTGACATCGACGTTGCTGCGGTTGGCAGGGTGGGATGCACGCATCTACGCCGCCAACTGA